One Mugil cephalus isolate CIBA_MC_2020 chromosome 8, CIBA_Mcephalus_1.1, whole genome shotgun sequence genomic window carries:
- the ccn1l2 gene encoding cellular communication network factor 1, like 2: protein MLNSVVLQQIISTLFLLGGAAVMAEAECPAECSCAPTLPLCPPGVSWVTDHCGCCKVCARQFNEDCSSTEPCDHIKGLRCHLGAGGDPERGLCRAEAHGLPCMFNGQVYQHGENFQPVCQHQCTCMNGVVGCMPLCPHQVPLPHWRCSRPRLARPEGGCCEKWVCDDDNSIDEEPDEPVRISPPDHQLHPNDISALLQAQPQPQHPADTRLRETVSFPVSEALLQPRCFSQTTEWTQCSTTCGMGISSRLTNNNPDCRLVKETRLCQIRNCELAFPVASKGKKCQRVVRPQEPVSITFGGCSTAERYRPRTCGGCTDGRCCTPSHSRTARLRFHCPDGDSFHNVMWIQRCHCSASCGTDSRPSSTLLSIYNDIHNFRD from the exons ATGCTTAACTCTGTTGTTTTGCAGCAGATCATTTCCACACTATTTTTGCTGGGTGGTGCTGCAGTGATG GCAGAGGCAGAGTGCCCCGCAGAGTGCTCCTGCGCCCCCACACTCCCGCTGTGCCCGCCGGGCGTCAGCTGGGTGACCGACCACTGTGGCTGCTGCAAGGTTTGTGCTCGGCAGTTCAACGAGGACTGCAGCTCAACCGAACCCTGCGATCACATCAAGGGGCTGCGCTGCCATCTGGGGGCCGGAGGGGACCCTGAGAGAGGACTGTGTCGAG CTGAGGCCCACGGTCTGCCCTGCATGTTCAATGGTCAGGTGTACCAGCACGGCGAAAACTTCCAGCCCGTCTGCCAGCACCAGTGCACCTGCATGAACGGCGTGGTGGGCTGCATGCCCCTCTGCCCTCACCAGGTGCCCCTGCCCCACTGGCGCTGCTCGCGGCCCCGACTGGCTCGCCCCGAGGGTGGCTGCTGTGAGAAATGGGTGTGTGATGACGACAACAGCATTGACGAGGAGCCGGACGAACCGGTGCGCATCTCCCCTCCAGACCACCAGCTCCACCCCAACGACATCAGTGCCCTGCTGCAAGCCCAGCCACAGCCTCAGCACCCAGCTGACACCAGGCTTAGAG AGACTGTGTCCTTCCCCGTGTCTGAGGCGCTTCTCCAGCCTCGCTGTTTCTCACAAACTACTGAGTGGACCCAGTGCTCCACCACGTGTGGAATGGGCATATCAAGTCGTTTGACCAACAACAACCCAGACTGTAGGCTGGTCAAAGAAACCAGACTGTGCCAGATCCGGAATTGTGAGCTGGCGTTTCCTGTAGCTAGCAAG GGAAAGAAGTGTCAGCGAGTCGTCCGGCCACAGGAGCCGGTCAGCATCACCTTTGGCGGCTGCTCCACAGCTGAGCGGTATCGGCCTCGCACCTGCGGGGGCTGCACTGACGGCCGCTGCTGCACCCCCTCCCACTCACGCACCGCGCGGCTCCGCTTCCACTGTCCAGACGGAGACAGCTTTCACAACGTCATGTGGATCCAGCGCTGCCACTGCAGCGCAAGCTGCGGCACAGACAGCAGGCCCTCCAGCACTTTACTCAGCATCTACAACGACATCCACAATTTCAGGGACTGA
- the LOC125012409 gene encoding uncharacterized protein LOC125012409 isoform X3 has protein sequence MGSLSSPTPAGAHCLWPLCSHTCCLDAEQRVRKCKPQTVKALTHSGPSASASEEDTFPVITLVDASEWLDAGLLAGASSHGSGNDFSDISWVALPMGALRREDVSIPTYSSDVSDHLEAHREHDTPKIKTIHIDLPPTDTSTSQPSKAMLMWVPSSRSPPPPDYRHGSKSPRLTVKELIFQPVGDMDTPVDNKMGLNGIKWKSVQRQTCNIQSVHSQPDKTSSSEDRADYVPLSLYPALIPSSLYQPNSSLTGRAKCRRMAPDMFSRRWTR, from the exons ATGGGCAGCCTCTCCAGTCCCACTCCGGCTGGAGCTCATTGTCTGTGGCCTCTCTGCTCCCACACCTGCTGCCTGGATGCTGAGCAGCGTGTCCGTAAGTGCAAACCTCAAACGGTGAAGGCCCTCACCCATAGCGGGCCCTCAGCATCAGCCTCTGAAG AGGATACATTTCCAGTCATCACTCTAGTTGATGCGTCAGAGTGGCTCGATGCTGGTTTGCTCGCTGGAGCTTCTTCTCACGGGAGTGGCAATGACTTCTCAGACATCAGCTGGGTGGCTTTACCAATGGGAGCATTGAGGCG AGAGGATGTCAGTATTCCCACTTACAGCTCAGACGTGTCAGATCACCTGGAGGCACACAGAGAACATGATACACCTAAG ATAAAGACCATCCACATCGACCTCCCGCCCACTGACACCAGTACAAGCCAGCCCTCAAAGGCCATGCTGATGTGGGTTCCCAGTTCTCGTTCTCCTCCACCCCCTGATTATCGACACGG CTCCAAGTCTCCTCGACTTACTGTCAAGGAGCTGATTTTTCAACCTGTGGGTGACATGGACACACCTGTTGACAACAAG ATGGGATTGAATGGGATTAAATGGAAGAGTGTGCAGAGGCAGACATGCAACATCCAATCTGTTCATTCTCAGCCTGACAAGACTTCATCTTCAGAGGACAGGGCTGACTACGTACCACTCAGCCTCTACCCTGCCCTCATACCAAGCTCACTCTACCAGCCCAACAGCTCCCTCACAG GTCGTGCTAAATGCAGGCGTATGGCTCCTGACATGTTCAGCCGAAGATGGACTCGTTAG
- the LOC125012409 gene encoding uncharacterized protein LOC125012409 isoform X2 produces the protein MGSLSSPTPAGAHCLWPLCSHTCCLDAEQRVQDTFPVITLVDASEWLDAGLLAGASSHGSGNDFSDISWVALPMGALRREDVSIPTYSSDVSDHLEAHREHDTPKIKTIHIDLPPTDTSTSQPSKAMLMWVPSSRSPPPPDYRHGSKSPRLTVKELIFQPVGDMDTPVDNKKRLNQDKSGKTVLKPSPAKLNQKGKGCLKSKVDTSLSGLGLSDSDLQVKKIAAVPQVHCLALMGQALTADPKVKENQQPPRSAQTLREQTGGLPPCPGEEAEEAHPGGPPYLQTRAPLSDLDSGLALHASQT, from the exons ATGGGCAGCCTCTCCAGTCCCACTCCGGCTGGAGCTCATTGTCTGTGGCCTCTCTGCTCCCACACCTGCTGCCTGGATGCTGAGCAGCGTGTCC AGGATACATTTCCAGTCATCACTCTAGTTGATGCGTCAGAGTGGCTCGATGCTGGTTTGCTCGCTGGAGCTTCTTCTCACGGGAGTGGCAATGACTTCTCAGACATCAGCTGGGTGGCTTTACCAATGGGAGCATTGAGGCG AGAGGATGTCAGTATTCCCACTTACAGCTCAGACGTGTCAGATCACCTGGAGGCACACAGAGAACATGATACACCTAAG ATAAAGACCATCCACATCGACCTCCCGCCCACTGACACCAGTACAAGCCAGCCCTCAAAGGCCATGCTGATGTGGGTTCCCAGTTCTCGTTCTCCTCCACCCCCTGATTATCGACACGG CTCCAAGTCTCCTCGACTTACTGTCAAGGAGCTGATTTTTCAACCTGTGGGTGACATGGACACACCTGTTGACAACAAG AAAAGACTAAATCAGGACAAGTCAGGGAAGACTGTGCTAAAACCATCTCCAGCCAAGTTGAATCAGAAAGGCAAGGGCTGTCTGAAGTCAAAGGTGGACACTAGCCTATCAGGTCTTGGCTTGTCAGACAGTGACCTCCAAGTGAAAAAGATCGCTGCCGTTCCTCAGGTCCACTGTCTTGCACTCATGGGCCAAGCTCTAACTGCTGACCCCAAAGTCAAAGAAAACCAGCAACCTCCCAGGTCAGCCCAGACACTCCGGGAACAAACCGGTGGTCTTCCACCCTGTCCgggagaggaagcagaggaggcaCACCCAGGGGGGCCTCCATACCTTCAAACACGAGCTCCACTTTCAGATTTGGACAGTGGCTTAGCTCTCCATGCAAGTCAGACTTAA
- the LOC125012409 gene encoding uncharacterized protein LOC125012409 isoform X1 codes for MGSLSSPTPAGAHCLWPLCSHTCCLDAEQRVRKCKPQTVKALTHSGPSASASEEDTFPVITLVDASEWLDAGLLAGASSHGSGNDFSDISWVALPMGALRREDVSIPTYSSDVSDHLEAHREHDTPKIKTIHIDLPPTDTSTSQPSKAMLMWVPSSRSPPPPDYRHGSKSPRLTVKELIFQPVGDMDTPVDNKKRLNQDKSGKTVLKPSPAKLNQKGKGCLKSKVDTSLSGLGLSDSDLQVKKIAAVPQVHCLALMGQALTADPKVKENQQPPRSAQTLREQTGGLPPCPGEEAEEAHPGGPPYLQTRAPLSDLDSGLALHASQT; via the exons ATGGGCAGCCTCTCCAGTCCCACTCCGGCTGGAGCTCATTGTCTGTGGCCTCTCTGCTCCCACACCTGCTGCCTGGATGCTGAGCAGCGTGTCCGTAAGTGCAAACCTCAAACGGTGAAGGCCCTCACCCATAGCGGGCCCTCAGCATCAGCCTCTGAAG AGGATACATTTCCAGTCATCACTCTAGTTGATGCGTCAGAGTGGCTCGATGCTGGTTTGCTCGCTGGAGCTTCTTCTCACGGGAGTGGCAATGACTTCTCAGACATCAGCTGGGTGGCTTTACCAATGGGAGCATTGAGGCG AGAGGATGTCAGTATTCCCACTTACAGCTCAGACGTGTCAGATCACCTGGAGGCACACAGAGAACATGATACACCTAAG ATAAAGACCATCCACATCGACCTCCCGCCCACTGACACCAGTACAAGCCAGCCCTCAAAGGCCATGCTGATGTGGGTTCCCAGTTCTCGTTCTCCTCCACCCCCTGATTATCGACACGG CTCCAAGTCTCCTCGACTTACTGTCAAGGAGCTGATTTTTCAACCTGTGGGTGACATGGACACACCTGTTGACAACAAG AAAAGACTAAATCAGGACAAGTCAGGGAAGACTGTGCTAAAACCATCTCCAGCCAAGTTGAATCAGAAAGGCAAGGGCTGTCTGAAGTCAAAGGTGGACACTAGCCTATCAGGTCTTGGCTTGTCAGACAGTGACCTCCAAGTGAAAAAGATCGCTGCCGTTCCTCAGGTCCACTGTCTTGCACTCATGGGCCAAGCTCTAACTGCTGACCCCAAAGTCAAAGAAAACCAGCAACCTCCCAGGTCAGCCCAGACACTCCGGGAACAAACCGGTGGTCTTCCACCCTGTCCgggagaggaagcagaggaggcaCACCCAGGGGGGCCTCCATACCTTCAAACACGAGCTCCACTTTCAGATTTGGACAGTGGCTTAGCTCTCCATGCAAGTCAGACTTAA